A single region of the Gemmatimonas sp. UBA7669 genome encodes:
- a CDS encoding cbb3-type cytochrome c oxidase subunit I — MNALVRRYLRTAIVFLALGVGLGVWLMVAREFGAAVPMRLRSAHTHALLVGFVMLMITGVALWMFPRPRPEDQVFRPILAALAWWGIAGGTALRVALEITLAPLPALPWRVALVAAGIVQALGMLLFFATMWTRIRASGALSERR; from the coding sequence ATGAATGCTCTGGTTCGCCGCTACCTCCGCACGGCCATCGTCTTCCTCGCCCTTGGTGTGGGGCTGGGCGTGTGGCTCATGGTCGCTCGCGAGTTCGGCGCGGCTGTGCCCATGCGACTGCGGAGCGCGCACACGCACGCGCTGCTGGTGGGGTTCGTGATGCTCATGATCACCGGCGTTGCCCTGTGGATGTTTCCGCGTCCGCGCCCTGAGGATCAGGTCTTTCGTCCGATCCTGGCTGCGCTGGCCTGGTGGGGCATCGCGGGCGGAACGGCGCTGCGGGTTGCACTCGAAATCACCTTGGCGCCGCTTCCCGCCCTCCCATGGCGTGTGGCGCTGGTCGCGGCCGGCATCGTGCAGGCGCTAGGCATGTTGCTGTTCTTTGCCACCATGTGGACACGCATTCGCGCGAGTGGTGCGCTCAGCGAGCGCCGCTGA
- a CDS encoding ABC-F family ATP-binding cassette domain-containing protein, producing the protein MSRPSSAWLVATAVSCHRPDGTPLLAEIHFALDSERVGLIGPNGSGKSTLLAVLSGARQPDAGQVTRRGRVAVLSQLATPLPTAAFGAPFTDDTVAQRLGKADVLAALARCALGEGSAEDVQRIGTEWDLAERLEALLHSFDLGHIRLDRHWSSLSGGEATRMRLAALLLDAPDVLVLDEPTNDLDAAHRDAVYTLVRTWPRALVVATHDRQLLDHVDRIEAVERGTLRRYGGNYAHYRAERALQREAAEREFSSALAARDKVERAQQAAKERQDRRDAAGRRARARGGQAKILLGMQAERSEGTGARLQGIRQRENDEASARVREAQALLEEAVPLAFPVVSSELAAGTLVFAMHDATLGVGEPAEELVAGFTFELRGPERVAVLGPNGSGKSTLLRVLSGERAPMRALRVHRGVPVEEVVYLDQQVTVLSRHGSLLRAMQHMAAMRGGAFMVPDETALRGALARFGFRRDMAFRAANALSGGERMRAALACVLGVPGVPAPRLLLLDEPTNHLDLDSLEALESVLQQFDGALVVASHDERFLDRIAVDRRVLMPGRQGLTGSE; encoded by the coding sequence ATGTCTCGTCCATCGTCCGCGTGGCTCGTTGCCACGGCCGTCTCCTGCCATCGGCCTGACGGCACTCCACTTCTCGCCGAGATTCACTTCGCGCTCGACAGCGAGCGCGTAGGCCTCATCGGACCAAACGGATCCGGCAAGAGCACGCTGCTGGCCGTGTTGAGCGGCGCTCGGCAGCCCGATGCGGGGCAGGTCACGCGCCGCGGCCGAGTGGCGGTGCTTTCGCAGTTGGCCACACCGCTGCCGACTGCTGCCTTCGGCGCGCCATTCACCGACGACACGGTCGCGCAGCGTCTGGGCAAGGCCGACGTGCTGGCTGCGCTCGCGCGTTGCGCGTTGGGCGAGGGCTCGGCGGAGGACGTGCAGCGCATTGGCACCGAGTGGGATCTCGCCGAGCGTCTTGAAGCGCTGCTGCACTCTTTTGATCTGGGACACATTCGGCTCGATCGACACTGGTCCAGTTTGAGTGGTGGCGAGGCCACACGCATGCGCCTGGCGGCGTTGCTGCTCGATGCGCCCGACGTGCTCGTGCTCGATGAGCCCACCAATGATCTCGACGCGGCGCATCGCGACGCGGTGTACACGCTGGTGCGCACGTGGCCACGGGCCCTGGTCGTGGCCACGCATGACCGTCAGTTGCTCGATCACGTGGATCGCATCGAGGCGGTGGAGCGGGGCACACTGCGACGCTATGGTGGCAATTACGCGCACTATCGTGCGGAGCGCGCGTTGCAGCGTGAGGCGGCAGAGCGGGAGTTCAGCAGTGCACTGGCTGCCCGCGACAAGGTGGAGCGCGCCCAGCAGGCCGCCAAGGAACGACAGGATCGCCGCGACGCCGCAGGACGCCGTGCCCGGGCCCGCGGCGGGCAGGCAAAGATTCTGCTGGGTATGCAGGCGGAACGCAGCGAGGGCACCGGGGCACGTCTGCAAGGCATTCGCCAACGGGAGAACGACGAAGCGTCCGCACGCGTGCGTGAGGCGCAGGCGCTGCTCGAGGAGGCGGTGCCTCTGGCGTTTCCCGTGGTCTCGAGCGAACTGGCCGCTGGCACGCTCGTGTTCGCGATGCACGATGCCACGCTGGGCGTGGGCGAGCCCGCCGAGGAACTGGTGGCAGGGTTCACATTCGAGTTGCGTGGTCCGGAGCGGGTGGCGGTGCTGGGGCCCAACGGCAGTGGCAAGTCTACCCTGCTGCGCGTGCTGTCTGGTGAGCGCGCGCCCATGCGGGCGCTGCGCGTGCATCGCGGCGTCCCGGTGGAGGAGGTGGTCTATCTCGATCAGCAGGTAACGGTGCTGTCGCGACACGGTTCGCTGCTGCGAGCCATGCAGCACATGGCGGCCATGCGCGGTGGGGCGTTCATGGTGCCGGACGAGACCGCGCTGCGTGGCGCGCTGGCCCGGTTTGGCTTTCGTCGCGACATGGCTTTTCGCGCCGCCAACGCGCTGAGTGGCGGGGAACGCATGCGGGCCGCGCTGGCCTGTGTGCTGGGTGTGCCGGGAGTACCCGCCCCACGTCTCCTGCTGCTGGACGAGCCAACCAATCACCTCGATCTCGACAGTCTGGAGGCATTGGAATCCGTCCTGCAGCAGTTCGATGGGGCGCTGGTGGTGGCGTCGCATGATGAGCGGTTTCTGGACCGCATTGCCGTTGACCGGCGGGTGCTGATGCCTGGCCGGCAAGGCTTGACAGGATCCGAATAA
- a CDS encoding DinB family protein produces MSTTVAALFPADLLAHWQGHRRLTRRVIEAFPDESLHSFSVGGMRPFAALASEMLAIAVPMLREIVSGEPASYAEVVPASKAELLAAWDAATSELDAWFAKVPSDKFAETLTVFGQFTGPVWSHIAYAIDNEVHHRAQGYVYLRALGIEPPAFWHRD; encoded by the coding sequence ATGTCCACCACCGTTGCCGCGCTGTTTCCTGCCGACCTGCTCGCACACTGGCAGGGTCACCGCCGCCTCACACGCCGCGTCATCGAGGCGTTCCCTGACGAGTCGCTTCACAGCTTCAGCGTTGGCGGGATGCGTCCGTTTGCGGCGCTGGCCAGCGAAATGCTGGCTATTGCCGTGCCCATGTTGCGCGAGATCGTGTCGGGTGAGCCGGCCAGCTACGCCGAGGTGGTGCCGGCCAGCAAAGCCGAACTGCTGGCCGCCTGGGATGCCGCCACGTCGGAGCTCGACGCGTGGTTTGCGAAGGTGCCGTCCGACAAGTTCGCCGAAACGCTGACCGTGTTTGGGCAGTTCACCGGGCCGGTGTGGAGCCACATCGCCTACGCCATCGACAACGAAGTGCATCATCGGGCGCAGGGTTACGTGTATCTGCGTGCACTGGGCATCGAACCGCCGGCGTTTTGGCATCGGGACTGA
- a CDS encoding DUF1697 domain-containing protein: MRWVALLRGINVGGNNIIPMADLRACVSALGFTGVATYIQSGNVLFDAPGRHATVVKTLEQALSTSFNYQAKLVLRSAAEMQEVLDDAPEGFGSDRTQFKYDVLFARPGVDVAAVLAEVPVHPEVDVATAGRHALYYRRFIARETSSRLSRLVQMPVYKELTVRNWNTTLRLVQMATSVQTSDA, encoded by the coding sequence ATGCGCTGGGTCGCCCTGCTTCGCGGCATCAACGTGGGCGGGAACAACATCATTCCCATGGCCGATCTGCGCGCCTGCGTCAGTGCGCTGGGATTCACAGGCGTGGCGACGTACATCCAGAGCGGCAATGTGCTCTTTGATGCGCCGGGCCGTCATGCCACTGTGGTAAAGACGCTGGAACAAGCGCTCAGCACCTCGTTCAACTATCAGGCCAAACTGGTGCTGCGTTCAGCCGCAGAAATGCAGGAGGTGCTTGATGACGCGCCAGAAGGATTTGGCAGCGATCGCACGCAGTTCAAGTACGACGTGCTCTTTGCGCGACCCGGTGTGGATGTCGCCGCCGTGCTTGCCGAGGTGCCAGTTCATCCCGAGGTGGACGTCGCCACGGCCGGGCGGCATGCGCTGTACTACCGGCGGTTCATTGCGCGCGAAACCAGTAGCCGCTTGAGTCGACTGGTGCAGATGCCGGTGTACAAGGAGCTGACTGTGCGCAACTGGAACACCACGCTGCGCCTCGTGCAGATGGCCACGTCTGTGCAGACATCCGACGCCTGA
- a CDS encoding GNAT family N-acetyltransferase translates to MSLRFRDATLEDVPQIAALQNAAAGALVAQFGDGPWGGPFSERGVALALRHARLRVGVEAKRIVCCLRLAQKKPWAIDVAHFTPATRALYLTNMAVAVAHQRKGVGRHALDDAKTIVREWPAQSIRLDAWDAPAGAGGFYEACGFISRGAVVYRGTPLRYYEWLIEQDSAPAHDGSLLRAD, encoded by the coding sequence ATGTCGCTCCGGTTCCGTGATGCCACGCTCGAAGACGTTCCGCAGATCGCTGCGCTGCAAAACGCTGCGGCGGGTGCGCTGGTGGCGCAGTTTGGCGATGGGCCATGGGGTGGGCCGTTTTCGGAACGCGGCGTTGCGCTCGCCTTGCGCCACGCCCGTCTTCGTGTCGGCGTCGAAGCCAAGAGGATCGTGTGCTGCCTGCGCCTTGCGCAGAAGAAGCCGTGGGCCATAGACGTCGCCCACTTCACGCCGGCAACACGGGCGCTCTATCTCACGAACATGGCGGTGGCGGTGGCCCATCAGCGCAAAGGTGTGGGTCGACACGCGCTCGACGATGCCAAGACCATCGTGCGGGAGTGGCCCGCGCAATCCATCCGACTTGACGCGTGGGATGCACCAGCCGGCGCTGGCGGCTTCTACGAAGCGTGCGGCTTCATCTCACGCGGCGCGGTGGTCTATCGCGGGACGCCGCTGCGCTACTATGAATGGCTGATCGAGCAGGACAGCGCGCCGGCTCACGATGGATCCTTGCTTCGGGCCGACTGA
- a CDS encoding serine/threonine-protein kinase, with translation MSTSPRHHTLSPTRVAELEALFHQAVQVTAESREAFLSEVSSRDQDMADELQALLALHDSDASFDSSGLGATTSSPNQEGLRLGPWAVGRRIGAGGMGTVHEGVRADDQYRQRVAIKFLRRIADGDAAARRFRTERQILATLQHPRIAALLDGGVTPDGQPYFVMEYIDGAPITLWCDNRKVDLDTRLRLFLEVCDAVRAAHRRLIVHRDLKPGNILVTDDGAVKLLDFGIARLLHASDEADEPDAPHTAVGARVFTPEYAAPEQIRGEPVGTAADVYALGVLLFELIAGARPISLHGMSLAAMERAVESTPAPRLSTALTDARAATLGGRSADRLRRAVHGDIDAILAMALRKEPDRRYATVDALMDDVTRHLAGRPVRAQADSVGYRLGKFVRRRRVETAAAAVTLVSLVGGTAAALQQARRAGAEGARATEVQTFLTEMLGAAKPGQLGPDARVRDVLDSAAARLDRAPASPALEAELRHIIGGTYVSLGEYATADSQYLRSLAAWQLAAPKGDPRAERVLLDLGIARWEEGNYVSADSVLQRVDSLHRRRTDVTPLDRATLLDTRAQTLARLGRNAEARPLFYESLDMHRRYFPDDAEAAIPTWVSLAVVESDLGNHQIADTLLQSAIRLAKRAGAANGSSLLPILAVRAGLLERLGQMDSAGATYREVIRLREQLLGPDHPLLAMSMLNYGDHLRRREQYRESTRWTRRVLSLRGKSLEDTHVAVGAAMMHLGLSLAHLDSAAAGEQLVRQALQVRTAALPPGHWILASTRSALGETLVLGGKFRDAEDLLLPAERQLSAELSPDIEPVQDVWRRLGMLYTAWGRPDEAAKWEARRQSARSKDPS, from the coding sequence ATGAGCACCAGCCCACGCCATCACACGCTGTCACCAACGCGGGTGGCAGAACTCGAGGCCCTCTTTCATCAGGCCGTTCAGGTCACGGCCGAGTCGCGCGAAGCCTTCCTGTCGGAGGTGTCGAGTCGCGATCAGGACATGGCCGACGAGTTGCAGGCACTGCTGGCGCTGCACGACAGCGATGCGTCGTTCGATTCTTCAGGGTTGGGCGCGACCACGTCGTCGCCCAACCAGGAGGGCCTGCGACTCGGCCCCTGGGCGGTTGGCCGACGCATTGGTGCCGGTGGTATGGGCACGGTGCACGAAGGCGTGCGCGCTGATGATCAATATCGCCAGCGCGTGGCCATCAAGTTTCTCCGCCGCATCGCCGATGGCGATGCGGCGGCGCGTCGTTTCCGCACCGAGCGTCAGATTCTTGCCACACTGCAGCATCCACGCATTGCCGCGCTGCTCGACGGCGGTGTCACGCCGGATGGGCAGCCGTACTTCGTCATGGAGTACATCGACGGCGCACCCATCACGCTCTGGTGCGACAACCGGAAGGTGGATCTGGACACCCGGTTGCGACTCTTCCTCGAGGTGTGCGATGCCGTGCGTGCCGCCCACCGGCGGCTCATTGTGCATCGGGATCTCAAGCCCGGCAACATCCTCGTCACCGACGACGGGGCCGTCAAGCTGCTCGACTTCGGTATCGCACGCCTGCTGCACGCCAGCGACGAAGCAGACGAGCCGGATGCCCCACACACCGCGGTAGGTGCGCGCGTCTTCACGCCGGAGTACGCCGCCCCCGAGCAGATTCGTGGCGAGCCCGTTGGCACGGCCGCCGATGTCTATGCCTTGGGGGTGTTGCTGTTCGAACTCATTGCCGGTGCCCGTCCGATTTCGCTGCACGGTATGTCGCTGGCAGCCATGGAGCGTGCGGTCGAGAGTACACCCGCACCCCGCCTGAGCACGGCACTCACCGACGCCCGCGCCGCCACGCTTGGGGGTCGATCGGCCGATCGGCTGCGCCGCGCAGTGCATGGCGACATCGATGCCATCCTGGCCATGGCGCTGCGCAAGGAGCCGGATCGCCGGTACGCCACGGTCGACGCACTCATGGACGATGTGACGCGACACCTTGCCGGCCGGCCGGTGCGCGCACAAGCAGACAGTGTCGGATACCGACTCGGCAAGTTCGTTCGCCGTCGTCGCGTGGAGACCGCAGCGGCCGCGGTGACACTGGTATCGCTCGTTGGAGGCACGGCGGCGGCCCTGCAACAAGCGCGACGCGCTGGCGCCGAGGGCGCGCGCGCCACGGAAGTCCAGACCTTCCTCACGGAAATGCTCGGCGCCGCCAAGCCCGGACAGTTGGGCCCCGATGCACGGGTGCGTGACGTGCTCGACTCAGCCGCCGCGCGGCTTGATCGCGCACCCGCGTCGCCTGCGCTCGAAGCCGAGCTGCGGCACATCATCGGCGGCACCTATGTGTCGCTTGGCGAATATGCCACTGCCGACTCGCAGTACCTGCGCAGTCTGGCCGCATGGCAGCTTGCGGCACCCAAGGGTGACCCGCGTGCCGAACGTGTACTCCTCGATCTCGGTATCGCGCGCTGGGAAGAGGGCAACTATGTGTCCGCCGATTCCGTGCTGCAACGTGTCGACAGCCTGCATCGTCGGCGCACGGACGTCACGCCGCTCGATCGCGCCACGCTGCTTGATACGCGCGCACAAACCTTGGCGCGACTGGGTCGCAACGCCGAAGCCCGGCCGCTGTTCTACGAGTCGCTCGACATGCACCGGCGCTACTTCCCCGATGATGCGGAGGCGGCCATTCCCACCTGGGTATCGCTCGCCGTGGTGGAGAGTGACCTCGGCAATCACCAGATTGCTGACACCTTGCTGCAATCGGCCATTCGTCTGGCCAAGCGAGCCGGCGCCGCCAATGGCAGCAGCCTCCTGCCAATACTGGCGGTTCGAGCTGGTTTGCTCGAGCGCCTCGGACAGATGGATTCAGCCGGTGCCACGTACCGCGAAGTCATCCGCCTGCGCGAGCAATTGCTTGGTCCTGACCATCCCCTGCTCGCCATGTCCATGCTCAACTACGGTGATCACCTGCGGCGGCGCGAACAGTATCGCGAATCCACACGGTGGACCCGGCGTGTGCTGTCGCTACGAGGCAAGTCACTCGAGGATACGCACGTGGCTGTTGGCGCGGCCATGATGCACCTGGGCCTGTCTCTTGCGCATCTCGACTCGGCAGCGGCCGGCGAGCAATTGGTGCGTCAAGCACTGCAAGTGCGCACAGCAGCCCTGCCGCCGGGACACTGGATTCTCGCGTCCACGCGCAGCGCGCTTGGCGAGACGCTGGTACTGGGCGGCAAGTTCCGGGACGCCGAAGACCTGCTGCTGCCGGCGGAGCGTCAGTTGAGCGCCGAGCTTTCGCCGGACATCGAACCCGTGCAGGACGTCTGGCGGCGACTGGGCATGCTGTACACCGCGTGGGGACGTCCCGACGAGGCGGCCAAATGGGAGGCGCGGCGTCAGTCGGCCCGAAGCAAGGATCCATCGTGA